Proteins encoded together in one Desulfosporosinus meridiei DSM 13257 window:
- a CDS encoding fumarylacetoacetate hydrolase family protein: MREIKNIICVGRNYIEHAKELNNPLPRVPLLFTKPTHSLVEANGSEIILPGDRGELQYEVELVFHINRRYEPGISLEDLVDKVAVGIDFTLRDIQTELKKKGYPWVIAKGFRNSAVLSSWHPFPGLKALMEVDFSLERNGKEVQRGNIKNMIFDLETVVEYTTQNLGLDQGDIIFTGTPAGVGAVHNQDFFSLKLADHELGSCLIKLLRFNS, encoded by the coding sequence ATGCGAGAAATAAAAAACATAATTTGTGTTGGTCGCAATTATATTGAACATGCTAAAGAACTTAACAATCCACTTCCCCGAGTTCCGCTATTGTTTACTAAGCCAACCCATTCTCTAGTTGAGGCTAACGGAAGTGAAATAATACTTCCGGGGGATAGGGGGGAACTTCAATATGAAGTTGAACTTGTATTCCATATTAATAGAAGATATGAGCCGGGAATTAGTCTAGAAGACCTAGTAGACAAAGTAGCTGTGGGTATTGATTTTACACTGCGTGATATACAGACTGAGCTGAAAAAGAAAGGTTATCCTTGGGTAATTGCTAAAGGCTTTAGGAATTCTGCAGTACTTAGCTCTTGGCACCCTTTCCCAGGTCTAAAAGCGTTGATGGAGGTTGACTTTTCCTTGGAAAGGAATGGGAAAGAAGTTCAACGAGGGAATATCAAAAATATGATTTTTGACTTAGAAACCGTTGTAGAGTATACGACTCAAAATCTTGGACTTGACCAAGGGGATATTATTTTTACTGGCACACCGGCAGGTGTGGGGGCCGTTCATAATCAGGATTTTTTCTCGTTAAAATTAGCGGATCATGAATTAGGAAGCTGTTTAATAAAACTCTTAAGGTTCAACTCTTAA
- a CDS encoding HD-GYP domain-containing protein: MREISVQRLKEGDVLAKEIYSSSGKILLGKGVVLKPQFIYRLKQMEMYSVYIEDDLTSDIIIEDVISDKHRFEAMRAIEKSCKTIQDDKNKEINIKEAVSNIVQDILFQREIMISLMDMRNMDNQVYAHSVNVCVLSCVLGKGLGLPIEKLNELAQGALLHDVGVVNLPAEILNKRSKLTDEERELYNSHTTQGYELIRNKAQTSIIVAHMAYQHHEWTNGKGYPRQLKGNAIHPLAEIVAIADFYDCLIHGSPGIPRVLPHVACEILMANAGVRFRKELIHIFLQYIAAYPTGYTVKLNNGDTGVIVGQNKGLPMRPIVRVFEGNHPQVQVTEYDLAKELTLFINYVIE, from the coding sequence TTGCGAGAAATCAGCGTTCAGCGCCTTAAAGAAGGAGATGTGCTAGCAAAAGAGATCTATTCCTCTAGTGGTAAGATACTTCTTGGCAAGGGCGTAGTATTAAAGCCTCAGTTTATTTATAGATTAAAGCAAATGGAAATGTATAGTGTTTATATTGAAGACGATTTAACCAGTGATATCATTATTGAAGATGTTATATCGGATAAGCACCGCTTTGAGGCAATGCGTGCCATCGAAAAATCATGCAAAACAATTCAAGATGACAAGAATAAAGAAATTAATATCAAAGAGGCAGTAAGTAACATTGTCCAAGATATTCTTTTTCAGAGAGAAATAATGATTAGCTTAATGGATATGCGAAACATGGATAATCAAGTTTACGCTCATTCTGTTAACGTCTGTGTATTATCATGTGTGTTGGGGAAAGGATTAGGTCTCCCAATCGAGAAACTTAATGAGCTTGCTCAAGGTGCCTTGCTCCACGATGTGGGAGTTGTTAATTTACCTGCTGAGATACTTAATAAAAGAAGTAAGCTAACTGATGAGGAAAGAGAATTATATAATAGTCATACCACTCAGGGCTATGAGCTGATTCGGAACAAAGCACAAACGAGTATCATCGTTGCTCATATGGCCTATCAACATCACGAATGGACAAATGGCAAAGGGTATCCTCGACAATTAAAAGGAAATGCTATTCACCCCTTAGCGGAGATTGTTGCTATAGCGGATTTTTATGATTGTCTGATCCATGGATCTCCGGGAATTCCCAGAGTATTACCCCATGTTGCTTGCGAAATACTCATGGCAAACGCTGGAGTGCGTTTTCGCAAGGAGCTAATCCATATCTTTTTACAATATATCGCTGCCTATCCTACAGGGTATACGGTTAAGCTTAATAATGGAGATACAGGAGTTATTGTCGGACAGAACAAAGGGTTACCTATGCGACCGATCGTGCGTGTTTTTGAAGGTAATCATCCTCAAGTGCAAGTTACGGAGTATGATTTAGCAAAAGAGTTAACTTTATTTATTAACTACGTGATCGAATAA